The sequence below is a genomic window from Salicibibacter cibarius.
GGTTACGTTCATTTGATCACCTCTCTACCAGTCTATCATATTCACCGGATCGCTTCGGCTTAAGAATTCGATTGATTCGATGAAGTTGTCGTTACCGCTATGGCCGCGATGACGCTTACTTCAATAGCCTGAATCGTTTCTTTCACCGCCTTGGAAACCGGGAGATTTTTATTGACGTGTTTGAGCTGTTTCTGGGCAGCTTGTGCTTCTTTGCCGGTCGGATAAACAATGGAAAGCAATTTGCTTGCCTCGATGAGTGACAAAAGCACAATATAGCGCTCGTCTCCTTGATTGAACGGGGTGCCCGCTTCCCCTTTATGGAGGATTTCCGTAAACGAATCTCGTAAATGTCCAAGGTGATTGGGATCGTTTATTTGATAGTTTTGGCTAGTGAATAGCCCCAAGATCTTTTTTTCTTCGATCGTGATTTGACCATCGTTTTCCAAATGTTGCGCGACAATTTTTTGTATCTGTTTGAATTCTGACTTGAGTTTTGACACCCAGTGCTTGGGCGTCATCGGTCTTTTCTGTTTCTGAATCATCACGATTGTTTCCTGAAGCAATGGATGGTCAGCTTGATCATTAATGACGACGATTTTCTTTTTCCGTAACTCGACATTGGCACGCAGCATCAATTCAGCAAGAAACGCACCGCTAAGGCTGTAGGGCAAGGCGTTGCTGCTTCGTGCATAAGGCCTTCCATTTTTAGGGTTAATGGCGGTGAGCAGCAGTTGTTCGGCTAACGTTGGCATAAATGTCGCTCCTTTCGATTTAATTGGTGATAAATCGGGTACAATTACCAAAAGGGGGAGTGAGAATGTATAAAAAAATTCTAGTAGCCGTTGATGGATCTGTCCAGTCTGAACAGGCCCTGGAAAAAGCGATTGCAATGGCTAAGCTTCACGATGCTTATCTTTTCATTGCCCATGTGATTGATCTTCGTAATTTTTCGTCGCATGCCTATAACCAGCAAGGCGTCTTTACTGATTCCGAGACGAAAGAAATGTTGGAAAAATACAAAAATAAGGCTGTTCAAGCGGGAATGAAAAATGTCCAAACCATTCTCAGTTCCGGCAACCCACGTGTCAAACTATCCAGGAATTTATTATCTGAGTATAACATTGATTTGTTGATCACCGGCTCTACCGGACGCAACGCCTTCGAACGCATGCTCATCGGAAGTGTGGCAGAAGCATGCGTCAGGCACGCGCCGTGTGATGTGTTTACGGTTAAGAGTGGGGTAGGGGAGTGAAAATGCCAGATTTCAGTTATCGAAGCTAAAGAATGAGGGTGAAAACATTGTAAGAAATAAACGCTTTATATCGAAAACGAAGAACCAATATTATCACAGAAACATGTGTGTTAGGAAAAAAGATGCTTACCAATTGAATGCAAGCCTTAAATACAACAAAGCGTTAAAGGGACCTCACTACACTCAAGCAAAATATCAGATAATAGACTTAATGTTTTTCTTGCAACATCCGAGAAGTTGTATGCAAAGGGAAATAACGAAGCTATGGATTGCGCGATGGTGTGTAACATAATATTGCATCAGTCGATACAGTAGAAAGAAAAAGCAGCTACCCCTGAGATCTGGATTCTCTAGGTAACCACTTCACTTCAAAAGTGAACGCATATCTCTGCAGGATGGCGTTCTATTGGGAGACCGTTGGTGGGACAGCACCTTCGGTCTTTTTAGTGTATTGCCATGGAACCGCATTGAGTGTGAATTAATCCTGTAGTTCCTCTTCCAATACGAAAAGAATCATGTCATAGTCATGTCCATAGCTTGATTTGGCATCTTCCAGAATCTCCTCGCCTTGATTGTCAAGTTCAAGCTCCTGGATTTCTTCGTAAGCCTCCATTTGCACACGATGATAAAATTTAATCCCATTAAAATCATAACCATATTGGTCAAAGGCTTCTTTTAAAACAGCTTCCTGTGCTTCATTATCAATTTCGAGGGACGCTAATTCCTCATAAGTCTCTGTTTCAGCTTCAATGGTGAACGCTTCCAATTCATCTTCATCATCATCCTCGGCAATAGATTCGGCATATGCTTTTATACCGTCCTCTACTTCAGATTCATCAAGTTTTGCAATGACGTTCGTGAATGATGATGAATCATCGTCATTGGCATCATTATCAGATTCCTCAGCAACATCTTCAGACTCATTGTTATTCTGGTTCTCTTCCTCAGTCTGCTCCTCTTGCTCCACAGGCGAACAAGCCATTAAACCCAACGAAGAAACGAAAGCAATAGCTATTGCTAATGAAAACTTCTTCAACAGAAATCACCCCCTCTATTTTTTGTCCGTGAATTGCAATATTATTTAGTATTCTACCTGAAAACACTATTATGCTAAAATAAGGGAGATCTGTAACTATCGATTACAGTGGCTATAGTACTTAGAATTATTGATGTTAGATTTAAGAAAAGTTGTTACAATGATTGTTAAACATGATCGGAGGAGCAAATGAAAAAGAA
It includes:
- a CDS encoding GOLPH3/VPS74 family protein, producing the protein MPTLAEQLLLTAINPKNGRPYARSSNALPYSLSGAFLAELMLRANVELRKKKIVVINDQADHPLLQETIVMIQKQKRPMTPKHWVSKLKSEFKQIQKIVAQHLENDGQITIEEKKILGLFTSQNYQINDPNHLGHLRDSFTEILHKGEAGTPFNQGDERYIVLLSLIEASKLLSIVYPTGKEAQAAQKQLKHVNKNLPVSKAVKETIQAIEVSVIAAIAVTTTSSNQSNS
- a CDS encoding universal stress protein, yielding MYKKILVAVDGSVQSEQALEKAIAMAKLHDAYLFIAHVIDLRNFSSHAYNQQGVFTDSETKEMLEKYKNKAVQAGMKNVQTILSSGNPRVKLSRNLLSEYNIDLLITGSTGRNAFERMLIGSVAEACVRHAPCDVFTVKSGVGE